From the genome of Geobacter sp. SVR, one region includes:
- a CDS encoding glycosyltransferase, translating to MIPNRNHSKFLGTCIESALNQTYPNLEIVVLDNCSDDNSLKVASRYVNRGVRVCKNPINIGNKNFNLLTVLTEGEYMILLCADDVIQPTFIEKSVAIMEQNPNVGYVHCERDYIDGDDVITELDPFYNCNFICPGESVLPIYMLTDVAQPSQCVIRRSIFQKVLGYNTEFDHSNADKALWFRLSLVSDYAYIREKLALIRVHSARETVIAFRSFYHSIALYLTLMNQVELGGQLKGHRNVYEKLPAAFRKLADETLQIALFCIHEDNLKLAKQYLVFAKIMDNSIVESENYILISNIYDSLQCKNDSEKEKIELSMFGKRTRNYEPPENYIKIEIKP from the coding sequence ATGATTCCCAATAGGAACCACTCAAAATTTCTGGGAACATGTATCGAAAGTGCCTTGAATCAAACATACCCGAACTTGGAAATAGTTGTTCTCGACAATTGCTCCGATGACAACTCTTTGAAAGTCGCTTCAAGATATGTCAACAGAGGTGTGAGAGTCTGTAAGAACCCTATAAATATTGGAAATAAGAACTTTAATCTGTTGACAGTGCTCACAGAAGGCGAATACATGATTCTGCTGTGCGCCGATGATGTGATACAGCCGACTTTTATCGAAAAAAGTGTAGCTATCATGGAACAAAACCCTAACGTAGGATATGTCCATTGTGAGAGAGATTATATTGATGGAGATGATGTCATCACCGAACTTGATCCCTTCTACAACTGTAATTTTATCTGTCCTGGTGAATCAGTACTGCCCATATACATGCTTACTGATGTCGCGCAGCCATCGCAATGCGTCATACGGAGAAGTATATTCCAGAAAGTTCTTGGCTATAATACGGAATTCGATCACAGCAATGCGGATAAGGCGTTGTGGTTTAGACTTTCGCTTGTCTCTGATTATGCATATATTCGGGAAAAATTAGCTCTTATTAGAGTCCACAGTGCACGAGAAACTGTGATCGCATTCAGAAGTTTTTATCATTCAATAGCACTCTATCTGACACTAATGAATCAGGTAGAACTTGGTGGACAACTAAAAGGACATCGTAATGTGTATGAGAAACTTCCCGCCGCCTTTAGAAAGCTTGCTGATGAAACATTGCAAATTGCTCTATTTTGTATCCATGAAGACAATTTAAAACTAGCTAAACAGTATTTAGTTTTTGCAAAAATAATGGATAATTCAATCGTCGAAAGTGAAAATTATATCTTAATAAGTAATATTTATGACAGCTTACAATGTAAAAACGATTCTGAAAAAGAAAAAATAGAACTTTCAATGTTTGGAAAGCGTACTAGAAATTACGAACCACCAGAGAATTATATCAAAATTGAGATAAAACCATGA
- a CDS encoding B12-binding domain-containing radical SAM protein: protein MNLLFVQPKARDIAGIATGICYVATATKEAGYNIFGVNLNYFSSSGYRDILASAINTNNIDVVFIGGTSGDFNEIKRIISILKGLNNELVLVLGGYLVSTEPELVIRNTGADFGVIGLGETASVELLNLLSQKCAKSSYSTISGLVYIDDNNDLVITSNRKACSFNFNRIPALDLLFDDYIRNNKHIDLVGSIGCPFSCTFCSRPVGTKKYDQRPLDSLFYELDYWLTVYDIKTIGINDELFSLDEERVREFCSRIRKYQIGFGLQGRVDTITEEILTMLKDAGCYSISYGLESANNSILASMKKGITIEQIEKALSATRQHGISIIGNFIFGDIQETYETANDTLNWWTNHMSEYDIHLTMIVPFPGSYIYDYAVQKGMISDKLKFLNDGCPPVNCSKMSESEILRLKRRINSLLQIKSRASTISIKYIHPDNTIDLTLECGHCFKKFNVFKKDLANDSRWSFDRCPSCGGHNSLSPTDIFKPSLYKQVLDHMSEQYFKTFQMKNKKIVMWGAKERGQLLIASSENLRKCLVKVVDSAHEEYHDKLLLGIIRVDPPETLKDLDFDYLIIASTNYRDEIKSIIRDKFQLNIEILDI from the coding sequence ATGAATTTGCTGTTTGTCCAACCAAAAGCTCGCGATATTGCTGGTATTGCAACTGGTATCTGTTATGTTGCTACAGCCACTAAAGAGGCTGGATACAACATATTCGGGGTGAATCTTAATTACTTTAGTTCATCAGGGTATCGAGACATACTTGCAAGTGCTATCAATACGAATAACATCGATGTGGTATTTATTGGTGGTACTTCCGGTGATTTTAACGAAATTAAAAGAATAATCTCAATTTTGAAAGGCCTTAATAATGAGTTGGTTTTAGTACTTGGTGGCTATTTAGTTTCGACAGAGCCAGAATTAGTTATTAGAAATACAGGCGCTGATTTTGGGGTAATTGGACTGGGCGAAACAGCGTCTGTAGAATTGTTAAATCTGTTGAGTCAAAAATGCGCTAAATCATCGTATTCCACGATTTCTGGATTGGTTTATATTGATGATAATAATGATCTTGTAATAACGTCTAACAGAAAGGCATGCTCATTCAATTTTAATAGGATACCGGCTCTTGACCTTTTATTTGATGATTATATAAGAAACAATAAGCACATTGACCTTGTAGGAAGTATTGGTTGCCCGTTCAGTTGTACCTTTTGTTCACGTCCTGTTGGAACAAAAAAGTACGATCAACGCCCTTTGGATTCTCTTTTTTATGAATTAGATTATTGGCTAACTGTCTATGATATAAAAACTATTGGTATTAATGACGAATTGTTTTCGTTGGATGAAGAGCGCGTTCGTGAATTTTGCTCTCGTATTCGAAAATATCAAATCGGTTTTGGACTTCAAGGTAGAGTAGATACTATTACTGAAGAAATACTTACCATGCTTAAAGATGCGGGATGCTATTCTATCAGTTATGGTCTTGAAAGTGCTAATAATTCAATTCTGGCAAGTATGAAAAAGGGGATTACAATAGAACAAATTGAAAAGGCACTGTCTGCAACACGTCAACATGGAATATCCATTATTGGGAACTTCATTTTTGGAGATATTCAAGAAACTTATGAAACAGCAAACGACACCTTGAATTGGTGGACTAACCACATGTCAGAGTATGACATACATTTAACCATGATCGTGCCATTTCCGGGCTCATATATCTATGATTATGCTGTGCAGAAGGGGATGATATCAGATAAGCTTAAATTTCTAAATGATGGCTGCCCTCCGGTAAACTGTTCAAAGATGTCAGAAAGCGAGATATTACGGTTAAAGCGAAGAATAAACAGCTTATTACAAATTAAATCCAGGGCATCAACTATATCAATAAAATATATCCATCCAGACAATACCATTGATCTAACGTTGGAGTGCGGGCACTGTTTTAAAAAGTTTAACGTATTTAAAAAAGATCTGGCAAATGACTCACGATGGTCGTTCGACCGCTGTCCCTCATGCGGTGGACATAACTCCCTTTCCCCCACTGATATATTCAAACCTTCCTTGTACAAACAAGTGCTTGACCATATGTCCGAACAATATTTCAAAACATTTCAGATGAAAAATAAGAAAATTGTAATGTGGGGCGCTAAAGAACGTGGTCAACTTTTGATTGCTTCATCGGAAAATTTGCGGAAATGCCTTGTTAAAGTAGTTGATAGTGCCCATGAAGAATATCACGACAAACTACTGCTCGGTATTATTAGAGTTGATCCACCTGAAACACTTAAAGATCTGGATTTTGATTATTTAATAATAGCTTCTACCAACTATAGGGACGAGATTAAATCTATCATTAGAGATAAATTCCAATTAAATATTGAAATATTAGACATTTAA
- a CDS encoding NAD-dependent epimerase/dehydratase family protein translates to MSKKHDVIINCIGVGTQRKIRGDYTKYFIVGEKFDNMIIEYLQNYSPETLYINISSGAVYGRSFTGPVSEWSENALTVNHIMQEDYYSICKLNSEAKHRAFSHLKIVDLRLFSYFSRFADISDGYFITDIIDSIKSNKKLKTNTTNIIRDYVHPVDLCSIVHICIQINNINDAYDVMSTKPVNKTEILDYFSKNYGLKYSIDSSIVEQTPTGVKDIYYSKYFKIAKIGYIPSYSSLDTVIQEASYLLEDKK, encoded by the coding sequence ATGTCGAAAAAACATGATGTAATTATAAATTGCATTGGTGTTGGCACTCAGAGAAAAATACGCGGTGATTATACTAAATATTTCATTGTAGGTGAAAAATTTGACAACATGATTATTGAATACCTACAAAATTATTCACCAGAGACGTTATATATAAATATTAGTAGCGGTGCCGTATATGGCCGTTCATTTACAGGGCCAGTGTCAGAATGGAGTGAAAATGCTCTCACCGTGAATCATATAATGCAAGAAGATTATTATTCTATTTGCAAATTGAATTCAGAAGCGAAACACCGCGCCTTTAGTCATTTAAAAATAGTTGATCTAAGATTGTTTTCATATTTCAGTAGATTCGCAGATATATCAGATGGATATTTTATTACCGATATCATTGACAGTATAAAAAGCAATAAAAAGCTTAAGACAAATACCACTAATATTATTAGAGATTATGTACATCCGGTAGATCTGTGTTCAATTGTTCATATATGTATCCAAATAAATAATATAAACGATGCATATGATGTAATGAGTACAAAACCTGTAAACAAAACGGAAATATTAGACTATTTTTCAAAAAATTATGGCCTAAAATATTCAATAGATAGTTCTATTGTTGAACAGACTCCGACAGGGGTGAAGGATATATATTATTCTAAATACTTTAAAATTGCAAAAATAGGCTATATCCCGTCGTATAGTTCTCTGGACACTGTGATACAAGAAGCAAGTTATTTATTAGAGGATAAAAAGTAA
- a CDS encoding radical SAM/SPASM domain-containing protein, whose amino-acid sequence METVPARAKIISGTAPGGVRTRLADALPLDTPFVVQIFPVYACNFKCGYCIFPVPAEKRGFISDRTVMDSGLFARCMEDLTRFPRKVKVLRFVGIGEPLLHRDIADMVRCAVSNDIADVIEILTNGALLTPAMSDALIAAGLTRLVVSLQGTSRKKYRQVCGTDIDFEQFRANLKYFHDHKGSAQMYVKIIDCALDGEDDRQRFYDLFGDRCDTMAIEHAVPIHSGVDYDHLPGVKEQEVTQFGLPVSNVKVCPQPFFTMQINPDGKVVPCYSFEYPGIMGDCNTNSVCDIWNGETFRKFRRKMLEGINGAGEPCETCSIIKYRLFPEDDLKDSVEKLKPFYDPYTGEK is encoded by the coding sequence ATGGAAACTGTTCCGGCCAGAGCTAAGATCATCAGCGGTACAGCTCCGGGGGGAGTGCGAACCAGACTTGCCGATGCCCTCCCCCTGGACACTCCGTTCGTTGTGCAGATATTCCCGGTCTATGCCTGCAACTTCAAGTGCGGCTACTGCATCTTTCCGGTGCCGGCTGAAAAGCGCGGTTTCATATCAGACCGGACAGTCATGGATTCCGGACTCTTTGCCCGCTGCATGGAGGATCTCACCAGGTTCCCCCGAAAGGTCAAGGTGCTGCGCTTCGTCGGGATCGGCGAGCCGCTGCTCCACCGAGACATTGCAGACATGGTGCGTTGCGCCGTTTCAAACGACATAGCCGACGTTATTGAAATCCTCACCAATGGCGCCCTACTCACCCCGGCCATGTCCGACGCGCTCATCGCCGCAGGCCTTACAAGACTGGTGGTGTCTCTCCAAGGCACCTCCCGGAAAAAGTACCGTCAGGTGTGCGGGACCGATATCGATTTCGAGCAGTTCCGCGCCAACCTGAAGTATTTCCATGACCACAAAGGCAGTGCGCAGATGTATGTCAAGATAATCGACTGCGCCCTGGACGGAGAAGATGACCGGCAGCGGTTCTACGACCTGTTCGGCGACCGATGCGATACCATGGCCATCGAACATGCCGTTCCCATCCATTCTGGCGTCGATTACGACCATCTGCCGGGAGTCAAGGAACAGGAAGTCACCCAATTCGGCCTGCCGGTGTCGAACGTCAAAGTATGTCCGCAACCCTTCTTCACCATGCAGATCAACCCGGATGGCAAGGTTGTTCCCTGTTATTCGTTTGAGTATCCCGGCATCATGGGTGATTGCAATACCAATTCGGTTTGCGATATCTGGAACGGTGAAACCTTTCGGAAGTTCCGACGCAAGATGCTGGAAGGTATCAACGGGGCGGGTGAACCGTGTGAAACTTGCAGTATTATCAAGTACAGATTGTTTCCCGAAGATGATTTGAAAGATTCCGTGGAAAAATTAAAACCGTTCTACGATCCTTATACAGGTGAGAAATGA
- a CDS encoding NUDIX domain-containing protein, which yields MNLFQALECLEQHIPAPSEGLPDDVFYFISRMTPLVNVDLLLKDEQGRTLLAWRDDPYAGQGWHIPGGIVRFKETFAERICKVAQSELGCTIEFDPEPVAINQLIHKERDTRGHFISLLYRCRIPAAYIPQNAQYLPGERGYLQWHDTCPDNLIVYHEIYRDYI from the coding sequence ATGAACCTTTTCCAGGCACTCGAGTGTCTCGAACAGCATATACCAGCCCCCTCAGAGGGCTTGCCCGACGACGTCTTCTACTTCATCAGCAGGATGACACCGCTCGTGAATGTGGATTTGCTGCTCAAGGATGAACAGGGACGGACCTTGCTCGCATGGCGTGACGACCCGTATGCAGGACAGGGATGGCACATACCGGGCGGGATCGTCAGATTCAAGGAAACCTTCGCGGAGAGAATCTGTAAAGTGGCCCAATCGGAGCTGGGATGCACCATTGAATTCGACCCCGAGCCAGTTGCCATTAATCAGCTTATTCACAAGGAGCGAGATACCAGAGGGCATTTCATATCCCTGCTCTACCGGTGCCGCATCCCTGCCGCTTATATCCCGCAGAACGCACAATACCTGCCCGGTGAGCGCGGCTACCTCCAGTGGCATGATACCTGCCCTGACAATCTGATCGTGTACCACGAGATATATCGGGATTACATCTAA
- a CDS encoding class I SAM-dependent methyltransferase, translating to MTRFCPICFSRYSRHMFTQRFGKNSAISVMESYDVVVCCTCGFVYADNIPSQEEFSAYYALMSKYEFEYKDGIVAQDYMTQYAKIVDFIIPHVGTREARILDIGCSTGALLSIFEKRGYHHLLGLDPSPNCTHVAEKIYGIRAITGDISSLNDVGKFDAIILSAVLEHLVDFEYSMNKIKALLSDGGLLFIEVPDAERFHEFIFAPFQQFSVEHINYFSRTSILNLLSAYSFKILEMKQNESSLNLTVDPDLFVLSVKTAIPEEPEIVPDVVSEPTLLKYIHDCSGIDQKIRTIISEKLLELDRFIVWGAGTHTQRLIGAGLDTSKILYIVDSNKRYAGKKLDHIDIRLPQEISDDVPILISTYSYQSEIMNMIRNNLRLSNEIVALYE from the coding sequence ATGACCCGATTCTGCCCGATTTGTTTCAGCAGATATTCCAGGCATATGTTTACGCAACGTTTCGGTAAGAACAGCGCCATTTCTGTCATGGAGTCTTATGATGTTGTCGTCTGCTGCACGTGTGGGTTTGTATATGCCGATAACATTCCGTCACAGGAAGAGTTCAGCGCCTACTATGCTCTGATGTCCAAGTATGAATTCGAGTACAAGGATGGCATTGTCGCACAGGACTACATGACGCAATATGCGAAGATCGTCGACTTCATTATTCCACACGTGGGTACTAGGGAGGCGAGAATACTCGATATCGGCTGTTCGACTGGCGCCCTGCTGTCCATCTTTGAGAAGAGAGGCTACCATCATCTGTTGGGGTTGGATCCATCACCAAACTGTACGCACGTGGCGGAAAAAATTTATGGTATTCGCGCGATTACGGGAGATATTTCGTCCCTCAATGACGTGGGGAAATTCGATGCCATCATATTGTCTGCCGTGCTTGAACATCTCGTGGATTTCGAGTATTCCATGAACAAAATCAAAGCGCTCCTATCCGACGGGGGGTTACTGTTTATAGAAGTTCCCGATGCGGAGAGATTTCATGAATTCATCTTTGCACCATTTCAACAATTCAGCGTTGAACATATTAACTATTTTTCCAGAACCTCCATATTGAATTTATTGTCTGCCTACTCTTTCAAGATACTGGAAATGAAACAGAATGAAAGTAGTCTTAATTTAACTGTAGATCCAGACCTATTCGTTTTATCGGTAAAAACAGCTATTCCAGAAGAGCCTGAGATCGTTCCCGATGTAGTAAGCGAACCGACGCTCCTCAAATATATCCATGATTGTAGCGGGATTGATCAGAAAATACGAACTATTATTAGTGAGAAGCTACTAGAACTTGATAGATTTATTGTCTGGGGAGCGGGCACGCATACACAACGACTTATAGGCGCAGGCCTGGATACTTCAAAAATATTATATATAGTTGATTCGAACAAAAGATATGCGGGCAAGAAACTTGATCACATCGACATCAGACTGCCGCAAGAAATTTCCGATGATGTCCCAATCCTGATATCAACATATTCATACCAGTCAGAGATAATGAACATGATCAGAAATAACCTGCGTCTCAGTAATGAAATAGTGGCATTATATGAATAG
- a CDS encoding glycosyltransferase, with the protein MTWYPEMDADAKATEYIESIVSNHTTELATKDLTSIIILTWNQLHCTRECLASIAAHTLEPYELIVVDNGSTDGTVAWLHEQTCRDDRIRLIENPSNHGFAAGCNQGLSVARGNYLVLLNNDVVVTPEWLSGLLECHRLDPFAGIVGPMTNNASGIQGLGNPIYDPGGLDGFARQFRDRNRHRRVASRRLVGFCMLLTRQLYVEIGGLDERFGSGNFEDDDFCLRAAIVGRRNMIAADVYVHHYGGASFAAGGIDYRAAIGGNWALFRDKWSAPVAMPAEAELIARCRLREELERLIMEERPVEALQRLAQAGGVMERDPLVTELRAQALWSMGREQEAASLLGSDSTFQSILEGRLALESGDLETAGIQFQTARSRLPGCGLPYLHLALLARQQGEMGRAVALLLKGINLSPTMPGYEPLLDTLIATDQCGELVRILKEAAHLYPDSRQVGRLLVAWANRAGQCEEVVAAAERFCIRFGPDEQVLAFGLSARRRLGEYRSAAPQGRRISLCMIVRDEELHIARCLTSCRPLVHEMVVVDTGSNDRTPELAELLGARLIRHQWRDDFSEARNASLEAATGDWLLVMDGDEALSPRDYSAFQKALEGAACPAAFTILTRNYTNVATLDGFTPLDSSYPEEEAGSGWTPSVKVRLFPNHCGIHFEGVVHEMVEGTIAQAGLPLREHPVPIHHYGGLENQRLNRKRTLYYTLGQQKLQVGNRDPKALYELAVQAAELERFIEAEELWLTLLEQEPEFSVAWFNLGYIYLKINRLREAMAATERALVLDPGYKAALLNLTLCRFCLLPAPEALAAVDGVAALHPEDRSIRILRHVALCLSGRLQEGIEGLRMLAADGCGMTDFLKSVARLLYAVERPEEGKILEALSGVFA; encoded by the coding sequence ATGACCTGGTATCCGGAAATGGATGCCGACGCCAAGGCAACCGAATACATCGAGTCGATAGTTTCGAACCACACCACCGAGCTTGCCACCAAAGATCTGACCTCAATCATCATCCTCACCTGGAACCAGTTGCACTGCACCCGGGAGTGTCTGGCGTCCATCGCGGCGCATACGCTCGAACCATACGAACTCATCGTCGTAGATAACGGCTCCACTGACGGCACCGTGGCGTGGTTGCACGAGCAGACGTGCCGGGATGATCGTATCCGGCTCATCGAGAACCCATCCAACCACGGTTTCGCCGCCGGCTGCAACCAGGGGTTGTCAGTTGCCCGGGGCAATTATCTGGTGCTGCTGAACAACGACGTAGTGGTCACGCCCGAATGGCTTTCCGGATTGCTGGAGTGCCACCGACTGGATCCCTTTGCCGGGATTGTGGGACCAATGACCAATAACGCCAGCGGCATCCAGGGGCTGGGCAACCCAATATACGACCCCGGCGGTCTTGACGGCTTCGCCCGCCAGTTCCGTGACCGCAACCGGCATCGCCGCGTCGCCAGCCGACGACTGGTGGGGTTCTGCATGCTGCTCACCCGGCAGTTGTATGTCGAAATCGGCGGGCTGGACGAGCGGTTCGGCAGCGGGAACTTCGAAGACGATGATTTCTGTCTGCGAGCTGCCATTGTCGGTCGCCGCAACATGATCGCTGCTGACGTCTACGTGCACCACTATGGAGGGGCTTCCTTCGCCGCTGGCGGTATCGATTACCGTGCTGCTATTGGCGGCAACTGGGCCTTGTTCCGTGACAAATGGAGCGCTCCCGTGGCTATGCCTGCAGAGGCGGAACTGATTGCACGCTGCCGTCTCAGGGAGGAACTGGAACGGCTGATCATGGAGGAACGCCCTGTTGAAGCGCTGCAGCGGCTGGCCCAGGCGGGAGGGGTGATGGAGCGCGACCCGCTGGTTACGGAACTGCGGGCCCAGGCCCTCTGGTCCATGGGACGTGAGCAGGAGGCAGCCTCGCTGCTTGGAAGTGACAGTACGTTCCAGTCCATTTTAGAGGGTCGACTCGCTCTGGAGTCGGGCGATCTGGAAACAGCCGGTATCCAGTTTCAGACCGCCCGTTCCCGCCTTCCGGGGTGTGGTCTCCCGTATCTCCATCTTGCGCTCTTGGCCCGGCAGCAAGGAGAAATGGGCCGCGCCGTGGCCCTGCTGTTGAAGGGGATTAATCTCTCGCCAACCATGCCCGGATACGAACCGCTACTGGACACGCTCATTGCAACGGACCAGTGTGGCGAATTGGTGCGCATCCTTAAGGAAGCGGCACATCTCTATCCGGACAGTCGCCAGGTCGGCCGCCTGCTGGTTGCGTGGGCGAATCGGGCAGGACAGTGCGAGGAGGTCGTGGCCGCTGCAGAACGCTTCTGCATACGTTTCGGACCTGATGAACAGGTACTTGCATTCGGCTTGTCAGCTCGCCGTCGTCTGGGTGAATACCGTTCAGCTGCTCCTCAGGGAAGGCGGATATCGCTCTGTATGATCGTCAGAGACGAGGAACTGCATATCGCACGCTGCCTGACCTCCTGCCGGCCGCTGGTACATGAGATGGTCGTAGTGGATACCGGCTCCAATGACAGAACTCCCGAGCTGGCGGAATTGCTGGGGGCACGCCTGATCCGCCATCAGTGGCGGGATGACTTCTCCGAGGCGCGCAATGCCTCCTTGGAAGCCGCCACTGGCGACTGGCTTCTGGTAATGGATGGAGACGAGGCTCTTTCACCGCGGGATTATTCCGCTTTCCAGAAAGCCCTGGAAGGAGCTGCCTGTCCTGCCGCCTTCACCATCCTCACCCGTAACTACACCAATGTGGCCACACTTGATGGCTTCACCCCGCTGGATAGCTCCTATCCTGAGGAGGAGGCAGGCTCCGGTTGGACCCCCAGCGTCAAGGTCCGTCTCTTTCCCAATCATTGCGGGATTCATTTTGAGGGAGTAGTACACGAAATGGTGGAAGGGACGATCGCCCAAGCCGGCTTGCCTCTACGAGAGCACCCGGTACCGATCCACCACTATGGAGGGTTGGAGAACCAGCGCCTGAACCGTAAGCGGACTCTCTACTATACCTTGGGGCAACAAAAATTACAGGTGGGAAACCGGGACCCGAAAGCCCTATACGAACTGGCGGTCCAGGCGGCTGAGCTTGAACGCTTTATCGAGGCGGAGGAGTTGTGGCTGACCTTGCTGGAGCAGGAGCCAGAATTTTCCGTTGCCTGGTTCAACCTCGGCTACATCTATCTGAAAATAAACCGTCTGAGGGAGGCCATGGCAGCTACCGAACGCGCCCTGGTGCTTGATCCGGGCTACAAGGCCGCTCTGCTCAACCTGACGTTGTGCCGCTTCTGCCTGTTACCGGCGCCGGAAGCTCTTGCAGCCGTAGACGGGGTAGCCGCGCTCCATCCTGAAGATCGCAGCATCCGCATCCTCCGTCATGTTGCGCTATGCCTCAGCGGACGCCTGCAGGAGGGGATTGAAGGGCTGCGCATGTTGGCTGCCGACGGATGCGGTATGACAGACTTTCTGAAATCCGTCGCGAGACTGTTGTACGCGGTTGAAAGGCCCGAGGAGGGAAAGATTCTGGAGGCGTTGTCGGGTGTGTTTGCTTAG
- a CDS encoding glycosyltransferase family A protein: MTLDNFNIIVLIPTEDCINYIDASINSVLIQTYNRNNIKIVAIDNCSTDGTYEKLLNYSINHGISVYRLKEKCSRAMLLYESISYIEPVNYKYITVLSPGDIFYSNFIEDSVKVMEKYSNAKRRMLICEVSIIDSNARISSQLPIFTDSCILKSSWSLLQFFTFGFDHRVQWICLKDTLPSDLADLVFCVDNTDWFNKALFSFNSEIIYLDKPLASAVLSYPDDRLYKLMLKLSLVTRFKLIRGTMDNKNFEDLDELEDQKLSNYKLSLLALKYAYDDLIEIKIDSARKILLFAEMVFSDIVETELYSTICNLIEKPEYCSVVLDQHFDFLLRPSNPPTNSISMNLIATDIQV, translated from the coding sequence ATGACACTTGATAATTTTAATATTATAGTGCTAATACCAACAGAAGATTGCATCAATTACATTGATGCAAGCATTAATAGTGTTCTTATTCAGACTTACAATAGGAATAATATAAAAATTGTTGCTATTGATAATTGTTCAACGGATGGCACTTATGAAAAATTGTTGAATTATTCGATTAATCACGGAATATCTGTCTATAGGTTAAAAGAAAAATGTTCCCGAGCAATGTTACTGTATGAATCAATTTCGTATATAGAGCCTGTCAATTATAAATATATTACCGTTTTATCCCCTGGTGATATATTTTATTCTAATTTTATAGAAGATTCTGTTAAAGTTATGGAAAAATATTCAAACGCAAAGAGGAGAATGCTCATTTGCGAGGTTAGTATTATCGACAGCAATGCCAGAATATCGTCACAATTACCGATTTTTACTGACAGCTGTATTCTAAAAAGTAGCTGGAGTTTATTACAATTTTTTACATTCGGTTTTGATCATAGAGTGCAGTGGATTTGCCTTAAAGATACTCTTCCGTCTGATTTAGCAGATTTAGTATTCTGCGTCGACAACACAGATTGGTTCAACAAGGCATTATTCTCATTTAATTCAGAAATTATCTATCTAGATAAACCGCTTGCGTCTGCCGTATTATCGTATCCCGATGACAGATTATATAAACTAATGTTAAAGCTGTCTCTGGTAACAAGATTTAAGTTGATACGCGGAACTATGGATAACAAAAATTTTGAAGACTTAGATGAGCTTGAAGATCAAAAACTATCTAATTATAAATTATCATTATTAGCACTTAAATACGCTTATGATGATTTAATCGAAATTAAAATAGATTCTGCACGTAAAATTTTACTATTTGCAGAAATGGTCTTCTCTGATATAGTCGAAACTGAGTTGTATTCAACTATTTGCAATTTAATAGAAAAACCAGAGTATTGTTCGGTAGTGCTGGATCAGCATTTTGATTTTTTATTAAGGCCATCAAACCCACCAACTAATTCAATTTCAATGAATTTGATAGCAACTGATATCCAGGTATGA